In Mycobacterium gallinarum, a single window of DNA contains:
- a CDS encoding DNA repair helicase XPB: MTDGPLIVQSDKTVLLEVDHEQAGAARAAIAPFAELERAPEHIHTYRITPLALWNARAAGHDAEQVVDALVTFSRYAVPQPLLVDIVDTMARYGRLQLVKSPVHGLTLVSLDRAVLEEVLRNKKIAPMLGARIDDDTVQVHNSERGRVKQMLLKIGWPAEDLAGYVDGEKHPISLAQDGWHLRDYQEMATDSFWEGGSGVVVLPCGAGKTLVGAAAMAKAGATTLILVTNTVAGRQWKRELINRTSLTEDEIGEYSGEKKEIRPVTIATYQVITRRTKGEYKHLELFDSRDWGLIIYDEVHLLPAPVFRMTADLQSRRRLGLTATLIREDGREGDVFSLIGPKRYDAPWKDIEAQGWIAPAECIEVRVTMTDNERMLYAVAEPDERYKLCSTVHSKIAVVKSILEKHKGDQTLVIGAYLDQLDELGQELNAPVIQGSTKTAEREALFDEFRRGEIPTLVVSKVANFSIDLPEANVAVQVSGTFGSRQEEAQRLGRLLRPKADGGGAIFYSVVSRDSLDAEYAAHRQRFLAEQGYGYIIKDADDLLGPAI, encoded by the coding sequence ATGACTGACGGCCCCCTGATCGTGCAGTCCGATAAAACGGTGCTGCTCGAAGTCGACCACGAACAGGCCGGTGCGGCCCGAGCCGCCATCGCCCCGTTCGCCGAGCTCGAGCGTGCGCCCGAGCACATCCACACCTACCGCATCACTCCGCTGGCGCTATGGAACGCCCGTGCCGCGGGCCACGACGCCGAACAGGTCGTCGACGCGCTCGTGACGTTCTCCCGCTACGCGGTGCCGCAGCCGCTGCTGGTCGACATCGTCGACACGATGGCGCGCTACGGGCGCCTGCAGCTGGTCAAGTCTCCGGTGCACGGTCTGACGTTGGTGAGCCTCGACCGCGCGGTTCTGGAGGAAGTGCTGCGCAATAAGAAAATCGCACCGATGCTCGGCGCGCGCATCGACGACGACACCGTCCAGGTCCACAACAGCGAGCGCGGCCGCGTCAAGCAGATGCTGCTCAAGATCGGTTGGCCCGCAGAGGATCTCGCCGGATATGTGGACGGCGAGAAGCATCCGATCAGCCTCGCGCAGGACGGCTGGCACCTGCGTGACTATCAGGAGATGGCGACCGACTCGTTCTGGGAGGGTGGGTCCGGCGTCGTGGTGCTGCCGTGCGGCGCGGGTAAGACCCTCGTCGGCGCCGCGGCGATGGCGAAGGCTGGCGCGACGACGCTGATCCTGGTGACCAACACGGTGGCCGGCAGGCAATGGAAGCGCGAGCTGATCAACCGGACGTCGTTGACGGAGGACGAGATCGGGGAGTACTCGGGCGAGAAGAAAGAGATCCGCCCGGTCACGATCGCCACCTATCAGGTGATCACGCGCCGCACCAAGGGTGAGTACAAGCACCTCGAACTGTTCGACAGCCGCGACTGGGGCCTGATCATCTACGACGAGGTGCACCTGCTGCCCGCGCCCGTGTTCCGGATGACCGCGGACTTGCAGTCGCGGCGACGGCTGGGCCTGACGGCCACGCTCATCCGCGAGGACGGACGCGAGGGCGACGTGTTCTCGCTGATCGGGCCGAAGCGGTATGACGCACCGTGGAAGGACATCGAGGCGCAGGGTTGGATCGCGCCCGCCGAGTGCATCGAGGTGCGGGTGACGATGACGGACAACGAGCGAATGCTCTACGCCGTCGCCGAACCCGACGAGCGCTACAAGCTGTGCTCGACGGTGCATTCCAAGATCGCGGTGGTGAAGTCGATCCTGGAGAAGCACAAGGGCGACCAGACCCTGGTGATCGGCGCATACCTCGACCAGCTCGACGAGCTCGGACAGGAGCTGAACGCCCCCGTGATCCAGGGGTCGACCAAGACCGCAGAGCGCGAAGCGCTGTTCGATGAGTTCCGTCGCGGCGAGATCCCGACGCTGGTCGTGTCCAAGGTCGCCAACTTCTCCATCGACCTGCCGGAAGCCAATGTCGCCGTACAGGTTTCGGGCACCTTCGGGTCGAGACAGGAAGAGGCGCAGCGACTGGGCCGGCTGCTGCGGCCCAAGGCCGACGGCGGCGGCGCGATCTTCTACTCGGTGGTGTCCCGCGACAGCCTGGACGCCGAGTACGCCGCACACCGTCAGCGGTTCCTCGCCGAACAGGGTTACGGCTACATCATCAAGGACGCCGACGATCTACTCGGTCCCGCAATCTAA
- a CDS encoding cupin domain-containing protein has translation MEKISLTALAREHLETARAATSGRSAHTVYGGHEHSLRQTLMALKAGSKLDDHESPGEATLQVLHGRVRVTNSSSGWDGSAGDHIILPRERHGLNAIEDSVVLLTVSKPIGPHT, from the coding sequence ATGGAGAAGATCTCGCTCACCGCACTCGCACGTGAGCATCTGGAAACCGCCCGCGCGGCGACCAGTGGCCGCAGTGCACACACGGTCTACGGCGGCCATGAACACTCGCTGCGCCAGACCCTGATGGCACTGAAGGCGGGCAGCAAGCTGGACGATCACGAGAGCCCCGGCGAGGCCACGCTTCAGGTGCTGCACGGCCGTGTGCGGGTGACCAACTCGTCGTCGGGATGGGACGGTTCAGCCGGTGACCACATCATCCTGCCAAGGGAACGACACGGCCTGAACGCGATCGAGGATTCGGTCGTCCTACTGACCGTCTCGAAACCCATCGGGCCGCATACTTAG
- a CDS encoding LLM class F420-dependent oxidoreductase — MRFGLFIPQGWRLDLVDIPTEQQWPIMRDLAAYADQSSIAGSAGGAPWDSLWVYDHFHTVPVPTDEATHEAWSLMSAYAASTSRIKLGQMCTAMGYRNPVYLAKVAATADIISGGRVQMGIGGGWYQHEWEAYGYGFPSAGTRLAMLDEGVQIMRDAWRDGRVSLAGKHYQVDGAIVAPKPLQDGGPPMWIAGGGEKVTLRIAAKYAQYTNFTSDPDGFVRKSQILAEHCRAVGTDYEAIVRSSNFNAVIGTSESDVKERLARLRAQQATKADESAVDAMLGTVSAPESATGTTEQAIEKLTRMRELGCEYAIMYFPEAAYDRTGIELFEREVIPALA, encoded by the coding sequence ATGCGCTTTGGACTCTTCATCCCGCAGGGCTGGCGACTCGATCTCGTTGACATCCCGACCGAGCAGCAGTGGCCGATCATGCGCGACCTGGCTGCGTACGCCGACCAGAGTTCGATTGCCGGCTCGGCCGGCGGCGCCCCGTGGGACTCGCTGTGGGTGTACGACCATTTCCACACCGTTCCCGTGCCGACGGACGAGGCGACCCATGAGGCGTGGTCGCTGATGTCGGCCTACGCCGCGAGCACATCCCGCATCAAGCTCGGCCAGATGTGTACGGCGATGGGCTACCGCAATCCGGTGTATCTGGCGAAGGTCGCCGCCACCGCCGACATCATCTCCGGCGGCCGGGTGCAGATGGGGATCGGCGGCGGCTGGTATCAGCACGAGTGGGAGGCCTACGGCTACGGGTTTCCGTCCGCCGGTACCCGGCTCGCCATGCTCGACGAGGGCGTCCAGATCATGCGCGACGCCTGGCGCGACGGGCGGGTCAGCCTCGCCGGCAAGCACTATCAGGTCGACGGCGCGATCGTCGCGCCCAAGCCGTTGCAGGACGGCGGGCCTCCGATGTGGATCGCCGGTGGCGGCGAGAAAGTGACGCTGCGCATCGCCGCGAAGTACGCCCAGTACACCAACTTCACGTCGGACCCCGACGGCTTCGTGCGCAAGTCGCAGATCCTGGCCGAACACTGCCGGGCCGTGGGCACCGATTATGAGGCGATCGTGCGGTCGTCCAATTTCAACGCCGTCATCGGCACCTCGGAAAGCGACGTCAAGGAGCGCTTGGCGCGGTTGCGCGCCCAGCAGGCCACCAAGGCGGACGAATCCGCCGTCGACGCCATGCTCGGCACTGTCAGCGCTCCTGAATCCGCCACCGGCACAACGGAACAAGCGATCGAGAAGCTCACGCGCATGCGGGAACTGGGCTGCGAATACGCGATCATGTACTTTCCCGAGGCCGCGTACGACCGCACCGGCATCGAACTGTTCGAGCGTGAGGTCATCCCCGCGCTGGCGTAA
- a CDS encoding amidase yields the protein MTDLCQLPAHQLVALMAAGTVSCRDVVHAHLARIEAVNPALNALVQATDPQQCLTAAAEADDRVARGAPLGRAHGLPVVVKDVMHVAGLQCSGGSAVLRATADRDATAVSRLRGEGAIVLGLTNVPEMGRGGESNNNVYGRTNNPFDLSRTPGGSSGGSAALVSAGGAALSVGSDGGGSIRQPCHNTGIAGLKPTHGRIPRTGSVFGDALGIFGPFNCCGPLARTVADLQLGLSIMNGPDLRDPYTVPAPLGDPDDVDVSALRVATYLDDGISPPGDDVAAVVSDVVQALTGMVGVVEHNSPPCLVRTMELLWESVFLGGDRGRGFEADLAAIGATDPSEELAEFLKQARLVEFSLSDARSRLADIDTYRIEMLEFMADYDVIVGPVMPTAAKPHHHGLVEISDFSHLMAHNLTGWPAAVVRCGTSKEGLPVGVQIAARPWQDATALAVAGRLEAVFGGWRPPPLFA from the coding sequence ATGACGGATCTCTGTCAGTTGCCGGCCCACCAGCTGGTCGCGCTCATGGCGGCGGGCACGGTTTCGTGCCGTGACGTCGTACACGCGCATCTTGCGCGAATCGAGGCGGTCAACCCCGCGCTCAACGCGCTCGTGCAGGCCACCGATCCCCAGCAGTGTCTGACGGCCGCGGCCGAAGCCGACGATCGGGTCGCGCGCGGCGCCCCGCTCGGCCGGGCGCACGGACTGCCTGTTGTGGTCAAAGACGTCATGCACGTCGCGGGGCTTCAGTGTTCGGGCGGCAGTGCGGTGCTGCGCGCGACCGCAGACAGGGATGCGACCGCGGTCTCCAGGCTGCGCGGCGAAGGCGCCATCGTGCTCGGCCTGACGAACGTCCCCGAGATGGGCCGCGGCGGCGAATCCAACAACAACGTCTACGGCCGCACCAACAATCCGTTCGACCTGTCGCGCACACCTGGCGGTAGCAGCGGCGGGTCGGCGGCCCTGGTGTCCGCCGGCGGCGCCGCATTGAGCGTGGGGTCCGACGGCGGCGGCAGCATCCGACAGCCGTGTCACAACACCGGAATCGCCGGCCTCAAGCCGACCCACGGCCGAATCCCGCGCACCGGCAGTGTGTTCGGCGACGCGCTCGGCATCTTCGGCCCGTTCAACTGCTGCGGCCCGCTCGCCCGGACGGTGGCCGACCTTCAGTTGGGCCTGTCGATCATGAACGGTCCGGATCTGCGCGATCCGTACACGGTGCCCGCGCCGCTCGGCGATCCGGACGACGTCGACGTCTCCGCCCTTCGCGTCGCCACGTATCTCGACGACGGCATCTCGCCGCCCGGCGACGACGTCGCCGCCGTCGTCAGCGATGTGGTGCAGGCACTGACGGGAATGGTCGGTGTCGTCGAGCACAACAGCCCGCCCTGCCTGGTACGCACCATGGAGTTGCTGTGGGAGTCGGTGTTCCTCGGCGGCGATCGGGGCCGGGGGTTCGAAGCGGATCTGGCCGCCATCGGGGCCACCGATCCCTCCGAGGAACTCGCTGAGTTCCTCAAGCAGGCGCGGCTGGTCGAGTTCTCGCTGTCCGACGCGCGAAGCAGGCTGGCCGACATCGACACCTACCGCATCGAGATGCTGGAGTTCATGGCCGACTACGACGTGATCGTCGGACCCGTGATGCCGACCGCGGCCAAGCCCCACCATCACGGGCTCGTCGAGATTTCTGACTTCTCCCATCTGATGGCGCACAACCTGACTGGCTGGCCTGCGGCGGTGGTTCGCTGCGGCACCTCGAAGGAGGGTCTGCCCGTCGGTGTGCAGATCGCGGCGAGACCGTGGCAGGACGCGACGGCGCTCGCGGTCGCGGGTCGGCTGGAAGCGGTATTCGGAGGATGGCGGCCCCCGCCGTTGTTTGCATAG
- a CDS encoding pyridoxamine 5'-phosphate oxidase family protein has translation MALSKEEREQFLAEPHVGALSVSAGDKRGPLTVPIWYQYSPGGEPWIHTGAGSRKHRLIETQGEFTLMAQRLEPTVRYVAVDGPVSRIEPATDEQLVEMVKRYLPPEKVDGYLEFARREHGEGVAIFMKPQHWLSSDLGAV, from the coding sequence ATGGCCCTCTCCAAGGAAGAACGCGAACAGTTTCTGGCTGAGCCCCACGTCGGGGCGCTCTCGGTGAGCGCCGGCGACAAGCGCGGACCGCTGACGGTGCCGATCTGGTACCAGTACAGTCCCGGCGGCGAACCCTGGATTCACACGGGTGCCGGCTCGCGCAAGCATCGCCTGATCGAAACGCAGGGCGAGTTCACTCTGATGGCCCAGCGCCTCGAGCCGACGGTGCGCTACGTCGCGGTCGACGGCCCCGTCAGCCGCATCGAACCGGCCACTGACGAACAACTCGTCGAGATGGTCAAGCGCTATCTGCCGCCGGAAAAGGTCGACGGTTACCTCGAATTCGCCCGCCGCGAGCACGGCGAGGGCGTCGCCATCTTCATGAAGCCGCAGCACTGGCTGTCATCCGACCTGGGAGCGGTCTAG
- a CDS encoding class I adenylate-forming enzyme family protein produces MPGSFTESFANGLASYGDRQCIQFEGRWYTGDEVAAYGAVIADVLRSAGVGDGAPVGLVVRNRLQHAAAIIGFLAIGRPVSMIYSFQSPEAIGRDIEKLELSAIIADREDWTHEVIAACMRAGCAGVAISLTDPTVALVEGLERRDQSRKHADVEPGVALQILTSGTTGPPKRQAIMTPVLERTVFSVTSGETAPSDAPPELAYWQFGGIGVCQLVAGVYNARRIVMLERFSVEGFVDVVKTHRITRSGVQPAVVRMLLDSEVAKEDLASLECLISASGPLDQQTRAEFEERFGIPIRLAYGATEFAGSLCAWTPDLVDEFAESKRDSVGRALPDTEVRVVDADTGAELPAGEQGLLEAKVAPISPDWIRTTDIASIDIDGFVYLHGRADGAINRGGFKIMPETVRRVLISHPAVRDACVVGVPDPRLGQVPFAAIEVVQGMTAPSDDELKDLVRQELPAYNVPVAFTVVDELPRNPALKVSLPAVAALYPKG; encoded by the coding sequence GTGCCCGGGAGCTTCACCGAATCGTTCGCCAATGGCTTGGCGAGCTACGGCGACCGCCAGTGCATCCAGTTCGAGGGTCGGTGGTACACCGGTGACGAGGTCGCCGCATACGGTGCCGTGATCGCCGACGTCTTGCGCAGCGCTGGTGTCGGCGACGGCGCACCCGTCGGTCTCGTGGTCCGCAACCGGCTGCAGCACGCCGCCGCGATCATCGGCTTCCTCGCCATCGGCCGCCCAGTCTCGATGATCTACTCGTTCCAGTCGCCCGAGGCGATCGGCCGCGACATCGAGAAGCTGGAACTGTCGGCGATCATCGCGGATCGCGAGGACTGGACGCACGAGGTCATCGCGGCGTGCATGCGGGCAGGTTGTGCGGGCGTGGCCATCTCGCTGACCGACCCGACGGTGGCACTGGTCGAGGGCCTCGAGCGACGAGACCAGTCGCGAAAGCACGCCGACGTCGAACCCGGTGTGGCACTGCAGATCCTGACCAGCGGTACGACCGGCCCGCCCAAGCGGCAGGCGATCATGACGCCGGTGCTCGAGCGCACCGTGTTCAGTGTGACCAGCGGTGAGACCGCACCGTCGGATGCACCACCGGAACTGGCGTACTGGCAGTTCGGCGGAATCGGCGTCTGCCAGCTCGTCGCGGGTGTGTACAACGCCAGGCGGATCGTGATGCTGGAACGCTTCTCGGTCGAGGGATTCGTCGACGTGGTCAAGACGCACCGCATCACGCGTTCTGGTGTGCAGCCCGCGGTGGTGCGCATGCTGCTGGACTCCGAGGTCGCCAAGGAGGATCTGGCGTCGCTGGAGTGCCTGATCAGCGCCTCGGGGCCACTCGACCAACAGACCCGCGCCGAATTCGAGGAGCGCTTCGGCATCCCCATCCGGTTGGCTTACGGTGCAACGGAATTCGCCGGATCGCTGTGCGCCTGGACGCCGGACCTCGTCGACGAGTTCGCCGAATCCAAACGCGACAGCGTCGGCAGGGCGCTGCCTGACACCGAGGTGCGCGTCGTCGACGCCGATACCGGCGCGGAACTGCCCGCCGGTGAGCAGGGTCTGCTCGAAGCGAAGGTGGCGCCGATCAGTCCGGATTGGATCCGTACCACCGACATCGCGTCAATCGATATCGACGGCTTCGTCTACCTGCACGGTCGTGCCGACGGCGCGATCAACCGCGGCGGGTTCAAAATCATGCCGGAAACGGTTCGGCGCGTGTTGATCTCGCATCCCGCCGTGCGCGATGCGTGTGTGGTCGGCGTTCCTGACCCACGGCTGGGCCAGGTGCCGTTCGCGGCGATCGAGGTGGTCCAGGGGATGACGGCGCCATCCGACGATGAACTGAAAGACCTTGTCCGCCAGGAGCTGCCGGCGTACAACGTGCCGGTGGCCTTCACCGTCGTCGACGAGCTGCCGCGCAACCCCGCGCTGAAGGTCAGCCTCCCCGCGGTGGCCGCGCTCTACCCGAAGGGCTAG
- a CDS encoding S9 family peptidase: MADVKLIPLEVLLGNPERAGAQISPDGARLSYMAPLDGVMNVFVGDAGADNERPVTHDTERGIQGYFWSYDNRRIMYVRDKDGSENFRLFDVDLETGVERDLTPFDEVQCQIIAHRKEFPDVVLLGLNKDNPQLHDIYRLDLTTGELEKIVENPGFVGWVVDPDLKVRGAVQPLPDGGAVFLVRDDEASDWRPLLQVPPEDAETSGPLGFTRDGQAMYVQTSVDANTGRLVKMDAATGAFDVIAEDADHDIAGAMLNPDTREVEAVLVYRDRLEYQVFDDAVRGDIEVLQRLSTGDLSITDRSADDMTWLVTFDDDSGPVKFYTWDRDTKTATFLFDHRPQLNDYPLVPMEPFSFTARDGLTIHGYLTVPAEVERSGLPAVLTVHGGPWVRDAWGLDPEAQWLANRGYVCVHVNFRGSSGYGKNFLNAGDREWGAKMHDDLLDAVEHLVAQGIVDRDRVAIYGGSYGGYAALIGATFTPDVFRCAISMVGPSNLNTLIASIPEYWKPLLSMFHKRVGDDEDFLWSRSPLSKVDNIRIPILIAQGENDPRVKQAESEQIVAAMKEHGIDHEYALYENEGHGLVKPENRLDFYHRADRFLAKHLGGRAEDLTR; encoded by the coding sequence ATGGCCGACGTGAAGCTCATTCCGCTCGAAGTGCTGCTTGGCAACCCAGAGCGGGCGGGAGCGCAGATCTCGCCGGACGGCGCGCGGTTGTCGTACATGGCGCCGTTGGACGGCGTGATGAACGTGTTCGTCGGCGACGCCGGAGCGGACAACGAACGACCGGTCACCCACGACACCGAACGCGGGATCCAGGGGTATTTCTGGTCGTACGACAACCGCCGCATCATGTACGTGCGGGACAAGGACGGCAGCGAGAACTTCCGCCTCTTCGACGTCGACCTGGAGACGGGCGTCGAGCGCGACCTTACTCCGTTCGACGAGGTGCAATGCCAGATCATTGCCCACCGCAAGGAATTTCCCGACGTCGTGCTCCTCGGCCTGAACAAGGACAACCCTCAGCTGCACGACATTTACCGCCTGGATCTGACGACGGGAGAGCTCGAGAAGATCGTCGAGAACCCCGGGTTTGTCGGTTGGGTGGTCGACCCCGACCTGAAGGTCCGCGGCGCCGTGCAGCCACTGCCTGACGGTGGCGCGGTGTTCCTGGTGCGTGACGACGAGGCGTCGGACTGGCGCCCGCTGTTGCAGGTGCCGCCGGAAGATGCGGAGACGTCGGGGCCGCTGGGCTTCACCAGGGACGGCCAGGCCATGTACGTCCAGACCTCCGTCGACGCCAACACCGGTCGTCTGGTGAAGATGGACGCAGCGACGGGTGCTTTCGACGTGATCGCCGAGGATGCGGATCACGACATCGCGGGCGCGATGTTGAACCCGGACACCCGCGAGGTCGAGGCCGTGCTGGTGTACCGGGATCGCCTGGAGTATCAGGTGTTCGACGACGCGGTCCGTGGTGACATCGAAGTGCTGCAACGGCTGAGCACCGGCGACCTGTCGATCACCGATCGAAGCGCCGATGACATGACGTGGCTGGTGACCTTCGACGACGACAGCGGCCCGGTGAAGTTCTACACGTGGGACCGTGACACGAAGACGGCGACGTTCCTGTTCGACCATCGACCGCAGCTCAACGACTACCCGCTGGTGCCGATGGAACCGTTCAGTTTCACCGCGCGCGACGGGCTGACGATCCACGGCTATCTGACCGTCCCGGCAGAGGTCGAGCGCTCCGGTCTACCTGCGGTACTCACCGTGCACGGCGGGCCGTGGGTCCGCGACGCGTGGGGGCTGGACCCCGAGGCGCAGTGGCTGGCGAACCGGGGCTACGTGTGCGTGCACGTGAACTTCCGCGGCTCCAGCGGCTACGGCAAGAACTTCCTCAACGCCGGAGACCGCGAATGGGGCGCCAAGATGCACGACGACCTGCTGGACGCTGTCGAACACCTTGTCGCACAAGGCATCGTCGACCGCGACCGCGTCGCGATCTACGGTGGTTCCTACGGCGGCTATGCCGCTCTGATCGGCGCGACGTTCACCCCCGACGTCTTCAGATGCGCGATCTCGATGGTCGGTCCGTCGAATCTGAACACCCTCATCGCGTCGATTCCCGAGTACTGGAAACCGCTGCTGTCGATGTTCCACAAACGGGTCGGCGACGACGAGGACTTCCTGTGGTCGCGCTCGCCGCTGTCCAAAGTCGACAACATCCGAATCCCCATCCTGATCGCGCAGGGTGAGAACGATCCGCGGGTGAAGCAGGCGGAGTCCGAACAGATCGTCGCCGCCATGAAAGAGCACGGCATCGACCACGAGTACGCCCTGTACGAGAACGAAGGCCACGGCCTCGTCAAACCCGAGAACCGCCTCGACTTCTATCACCGGGCTGACCGATTCCTGGCAAAACATCTCGGCGGTCGCGCCGAGGACTTGACTCGCTAG